A genomic window from Camelina sativa cultivar DH55 chromosome 2, Cs, whole genome shotgun sequence includes:
- the LOC104748652 gene encoding uncharacterized protein LOC104748652, protein MSDSMVSPQETSSAMRKESWVSMVQNKKVLRKFDVTINSSERSDSVDIPDEVLDNSTPLWDDFLLGKFLDTAPHVGKVHVILKKIWKQGTEFPKIDVYEVNATTLRFKVSDPILRSRILKCGMWNIAEVSMVISRWSLVTEKEQPEEKSIPLWVHLKKVPLHLFSWEGLSFIASAVGSPVRLHPETVACSNIDVAKVFVNADLSKVPPKSISYSNNGKSFSVDFHYPWLPPRCSSCEKWGHLVARCGVDKSVVMTPPIEVTDQNSVLSSAPVVGTVPLKDVLPLVPSVTVPEKSVTASVVEEGVHSLVDKSVALEEWSVVSPSKMSRSPSKSSAQQSTMPTISASKFAVLSVSEDEEEGEISDEAASDVDGKPLTLDHETKVGVSSEDVSKPHV, encoded by the coding sequence ATGTCGGATTCCATGGTGAGTCCTCAGGAGACATCCAGTGCGATGAGGAAGGAGTCCTGGGTTTCAATGGTTCAGAATAAAAAGGTTCTACGGAAATTTGATGTTACTATCAATTCTTCAGAGCGGAGTGATTCGGTGGACATCCCTGATGAAGTTCTTGATAACTCTACACCGCTCTGGGATGACTTTCTCCTTGGTAAGTTCTTGGATACTGCTCCTCATGTTGGCAAAGTTCATGTGATTTTGAAGAAGATCTGGAAACAGGGGACTGAGTTTCCCAAGATTGATGTTTATGAAGTCAATGCTACGACGTTACGGTTTAAGGTCTCTGATCCTATTCTCAGATCTAGGATACTTAAATGCGGTATGTGGAATATTGCTGAGGTATCGATGGTCATCTCAAGGTGGTCTCTGGTTACTGAAAAAGAACAACCAGAGGAAAAATCTATACCCCTTTGGGTCCATTTGAAGAAGGTTCCGCTGCATTTATTTTCTTGGGAGGGGCTGAGTTTCATCGCTAGTGCAGTGGGCTCTCCTGTCCGGTTACATCCTGAGACAGTAGCATGCTCTAACATTGATGTTGCAAAAGTTTTCGTCAATGCTGATTTATCTAAGGTGCCACCGAAGAGTATTTCCTACTCTAACAATGGTAAGAGTTTCTCGGTTGACTTTCATTATCCATGGTTGCCTCCTCGTTGCTCTTCCTGTGAGAAGTGGGGGCATCTTGTGGCTCGATGTGGTGTTGACAAATCAGTTGTCATGACTCCGCCCATAGAGGTAACGGATCAGAACTCTGTTTTGAGTTCTGCTCCTGTTGTTGGAACGGTGCCTCTAAAAGATGTCTTACCTTTGGTACCATCTGTCACTGTTCCTGAAAAGTCAGTTACTGCCAGTGTTGTGGAGGAAGGGGTACATTCGCTAGTGGACAAGTCTGTTGCGTTGGAGGAATGGTCTGTAGTGTCACCCTCAAAAATGAGTCGTAGTCCCAGTAAGTCCTCTGCTCAACAGTCAACTATGCCCACCATTTCAGCGTCCAAGTTTGCTGTCCTTAGTGTTTCTGAGGATGAAGAGGAGGGTGAAATCTCGGATGAAGCTGCCTCTGATGTTGATGGGAAACCGTTGACTTTAGACCATGAAACCAAGGTTGGTGTCTCTTCTGAGGATGTCTCGAAACCACATGTCTAA